A DNA window from Mobula hypostoma chromosome 3, sMobHyp1.1, whole genome shotgun sequence contains the following coding sequences:
- the sostdc1a gene encoding sclerostin domain-containing protein 1a produces MIITQPFDCTFFVIACIFLKCCFAFDMGAEQTKNDATEIFYNLKVLQHERPSNLTLNQARNGGRLPNPSDMDHKDQSQVGCRELRSTKYISDGLCTSINPVKELVCAGECLPMPVLPNWIGGYGRKYWSRRNTQEWRCVTDKTRTERIQLQCQNGGTRTYKITIVTSCKCKRYTRQHNASSIINFEAAFPASKRRSRGKKKSRKIHQEEIKRKRNWHELEDKQ; encoded by the exons ATGATTATTACACAGCCTTTTGATTGCACTTTCTTTGTGATAgcatgcatttttttaaaatgctgcTTTGCCTTTGACATGGGTGCAGAACAAACTAAAAATGATGCTACAGAAATATTCTACAATCTCAAGGTGCTACAGCATGAACGTCCAAGTAATTTAACATTAAATCAGGCAAGGAATGGAGGAAGGCTACCTAACCCTTCAGACATGGATCATAAAG ATCAATCTCAAGTTGGTTGTCGTGAGCTCAGATCAACCAAATACATTTCTGATGGTCTGTGCACAAGTATCAATCCAGTGAAGGAGTTAGTGTGTGCAGGAGAGTGCTTACCTATGCCAGTGCTTCCTAACTGGATTGGAGGTTATGGCAGAAAATACTGGAGTAGAAGGAACACACAAGAGTGGCGCTGTGTGACTGACAAGACTCGCACCGAGAGAATTCAGCTCCAGTGCCAGAATGGAGGGACACGAACCTACAAAATCACTATAGTTACTTCTTGCAAGTGCAAGAGATACACACGACAGCACAATGCATCAAGCATTATCAACTTCGAGGCCGCATTTCCAGCAAGCAAGAGAAGATCcagaggcaaaaaaaaatctcgTAAGATTCACCAAGAGGAGATCAAACGTAAGAGAAATTGGCATGAATTGGAAGACAAACAGTGA